From the genome of Malus domestica chromosome 04, GDT2T_hap1, one region includes:
- the LOC103408294 gene encoding uncharacterized protein, producing MKLIWSPDTATKAYIDTVRSCEVFQESGVAELVSAMAAGWNAEFIVETWSSGGVIATSIGLEIASRHTRGRHVCVVPDEQSREEYAAAMKEAGMEAEVLVGEPEEVMAGLVGVDFLVVDSKRKDFARVLRQARLSHRGAVLVCKNASSRNASSFRWRSVVDCGSRRVVRSVFLPVGKGLDMAHVSSSGGNLESGKGENKWVKHFDQRSGEEHVIRK from the exons ATGAAGCTGATTTGGTCCCCTGATACTGCAACGAAGGCCTACATCGACACCGTCCGATCC TGCGAGGTTTTTCAAGAATCCGGCGTGGCGGAGCTTGTTTCGGCCATGGCGGCCGGCTGGAACGCGGAGTTCATCGTCGAGACGTGGTCTTCGGGAGGGGTGATCGCCACCAGCATTGGGCTTGAAATCGCCAGCCGCCACACGCGCGGGAGGCACGTGTGCGTGGTGCCAGACGAGCAGTCGAGGGAAGAATACGCGGCGGCGATGAAGGAGGCGGGGATGGAGGCGGAAGTGCTTGTGGGGGAGCCGGAGGAGGTGATGGCTGGGCTCGTGGGGGTGGATTTTCTGGTAGTGGATTCGAAGCGGAAGGACTTCGCAAGGGTTTTAAGGCAGGCGCGGCTCAGCCATCGGGGGGCGGTGCTTGTGTGCAAAAACGCTAGTTCGAGAAACGCTTCGAGCTTCCGGTGGCGGAGCGTGGTGGATTGTGGGTCGCGGCGCGTGGTCCGGTCGGTTTTTTTGCCGGTCGGGAAGGGTCTGGATATGGCGCACGTGTCCAGCAGTGGAGGGAATTTGGAGTCGggaaaaggagaaaataaatGGGTTAAACATTTTGATCAACGATCCGGGGAAGAACATGTTATCAGAAAGTAA
- the LOC103408295 gene encoding uncharacterized protein isoform X2, translated as MAVLRTTTNMILRHICRPSLSFPSSIPTIVLRSSNGGTGIGIGIGIGRVRCAASDSGGSGNKVSARLSQVNQLLQAAEERALSADKHPPPKITLDHVTVSFARSGGPGGQNVNKVNTKVDMRFNVEKAYWLSEWVRERILQMEKNRINKDGELVISSTKTRTQKQLLMLLLMSHLLPRKSKRRR; from the exons ATGGCGGTTCTGAGAACCACAACGAACATGATCCTCAGGCACATCTGCCGACCATCCTTGTCATTTCCTTCATCAATCCCTACGATTGTACTCCGCTCCTCCAATGGAGGAACCGGAATCGGAATCGGAATCGGAATCGGCCGTGTCCGTTGCGCCGCTTCGGACTCCGGCGGCAGCGGGAACAAGGTGTCGGCTCGGCTCTCGCAGGTCAACCAGCTCCTGCAAGCGGCCGAGGAGCGAGCTCTCTCGGCTGACAAACATCCCCCTCCTAAAATCACGCTAG ACCATGTAACTGTTAGTTTTGCCAGAAGTGGAGGGCCTGGAGGGCAGAATGTTAACAAAG TGAACACCAAGGTGGACATGCGCTTCAATGTAGAAAAGGCGTATTGGCTAAGTGAATGGGTCAGGGAGAGGATTTTGCAAATG GAGAAGAATCGGATCAACAAAGATGGGGagcttgtgatttcttcaactAAGACTCGGACGCAAAA GCAATTATTGATGCTGCTTCTTATGTCCCACCTCCTCCCTCGGAAGAGCAAAAGAAGAAGATAG
- the LOC103408295 gene encoding uncharacterized protein isoform X1, with amino-acid sequence MAVLRTTTNMILRHICRPSLSFPSSIPTIVLRSSNGGTGIGIGIGIGRVRCAASDSGGSGNKVSARLSQVNQLLQAAEERALSADKHPPPKITLDHVTVSFARSGGPGGQNVNKVNTKVDMRFNVEKAYWLSEWVRERILQMEKNRINKDGELVISSTKTRTQKGNIEDALEKFQAIIDAASYVPPPPSEEQKKKIAKMAAIGEQKRLKSKKVLSDKKAFRRSRDSWD; translated from the exons ATGGCGGTTCTGAGAACCACAACGAACATGATCCTCAGGCACATCTGCCGACCATCCTTGTCATTTCCTTCATCAATCCCTACGATTGTACTCCGCTCCTCCAATGGAGGAACCGGAATCGGAATCGGAATCGGAATCGGCCGTGTCCGTTGCGCCGCTTCGGACTCCGGCGGCAGCGGGAACAAGGTGTCGGCTCGGCTCTCGCAGGTCAACCAGCTCCTGCAAGCGGCCGAGGAGCGAGCTCTCTCGGCTGACAAACATCCCCCTCCTAAAATCACGCTAG ACCATGTAACTGTTAGTTTTGCCAGAAGTGGAGGGCCTGGAGGGCAGAATGTTAACAAAG TGAACACCAAGGTGGACATGCGCTTCAATGTAGAAAAGGCGTATTGGCTAAGTGAATGGGTCAGGGAGAGGATTTTGCAAATG GAGAAGAATCGGATCAACAAAGATGGGGagcttgtgatttcttcaactAAGACTCGGACGCAAAA GGGTAATATTGAAGATGCTCTGGAGAAATTTCAG GCAATTATTGATGCTGCTTCTTATGTCCCACCTCCTCCCTCGGAAGAGCAAAAGAAGAAGATAGCTAAAAT GGCTGCCATTGGGGAACAAAAACGCCTTAAGAGCAAGAAGGTTCTTTCAGACAAAAAAGCATTTAGAAGAAGCCGAGACAGTTGGGACTGA